Proteins from a single region of Apium graveolens cultivar Ventura chromosome 7, ASM990537v1, whole genome shotgun sequence:
- the LOC141671037 gene encoding uncharacterized protein LOC141671037 isoform X1: MWLIYVFTRINWVSKELQLYVGKYLYLLESGYVWLPMVLLTEIVQTFILADFCYYSVKRASFSKLCVPSNVCCNSGRSKKCIILQTPMVEKVITKAAAYYYNGLMLHKDIHPFSGKELRDDSSFRLSLTLLIWFENEIIMY, translated from the exons ATGTGGTTAATATATGTATTCACTAGAATTAATTGGGTTTCAAAGGAGCTCCAATTATATG TTGGCAAGTATTTGTACTTGCTCGAAAGCGGATATGTTTGGCTTCCAATGGTCCTGCTAACTGAAATTGTTCAAACTTTTATCTTGGCAGACTTTTGTTATTACTCCGTAAAAAG GGCTTCTTTCTCAAAACTTTGTGTTCCCAGTAATGTCTGCTGCAACTCTGGAAGATCAAAAAAATGTATTATTCTCCAGACCCCCATGGTGGAAAAAGTCATCACGAAA GCTGCAGCTTACTACTACAATGGTCTGATGCTTCACAAG GACATCCATCCATTCTCAGGGAAAGAATTAAGAGATGATAGCTCCTTTCGGTTATCATTAACACTATTAATATGGTTTGAAAATGAGATTATTATGTACTAG
- the LOC141671037 gene encoding uncharacterized protein LOC141671037 isoform X3, which translates to MVLLTEIVQTFILADFCYYSVKRASFSKLCVPSNVCCNSGRSKKCIILQTPMVEKVITKAAAYYYNGLMLHKDIHPFSGKELRDDSSFRLSLTLLIWFENEIIMY; encoded by the exons ATGGTCCTGCTAACTGAAATTGTTCAAACTTTTATCTTGGCAGACTTTTGTTATTACTCCGTAAAAAG GGCTTCTTTCTCAAAACTTTGTGTTCCCAGTAATGTCTGCTGCAACTCTGGAAGATCAAAAAAATGTATTATTCTCCAGACCCCCATGGTGGAAAAAGTCATCACGAAA GCTGCAGCTTACTACTACAATGGTCTGATGCTTCACAAG GACATCCATCCATTCTCAGGGAAAGAATTAAGAGATGATAGCTCCTTTCGGTTATCATTAACACTATTAATATGGTTTGAAAATGAGATTATTATGTACTAG
- the LOC141671037 gene encoding uncharacterized protein LOC141671037 isoform X2 — protein MWLIYVFTRINWVSKELQLYVGKYLYLLESGYVWLPMVLLTEIVQTFILADFCYYSVKRASFSKLCVPSNVCCNSGRSKKCIILQTPMVEKVITKAAAYYYNGLMLHKTICRTSIHSQGKN, from the exons ATGTGGTTAATATATGTATTCACTAGAATTAATTGGGTTTCAAAGGAGCTCCAATTATATG TTGGCAAGTATTTGTACTTGCTCGAAAGCGGATATGTTTGGCTTCCAATGGTCCTGCTAACTGAAATTGTTCAAACTTTTATCTTGGCAGACTTTTGTTATTACTCCGTAAAAAG GGCTTCTTTCTCAAAACTTTGTGTTCCCAGTAATGTCTGCTGCAACTCTGGAAGATCAAAAAAATGTATTATTCTCCAGACCCCCATGGTGGAAAAAGTCATCACGAAA GCTGCAGCTTACTACTACAATGGTCTGATGCTTCACAAG ACGATATGCAGGACATCCATCCATTCTCAGGGAAAGAATTAA
- the LOC141671037 gene encoding uncharacterized protein LOC141671037 isoform X4 encodes MWLIYVFTRINWVSKELQLYVGKYLYLLESGYVWLPMVLLTEIVQTFILADFCYYSVKRASFSKLCVPSNVCCNSGRSKKCIILQTPMVEKVITKQRL; translated from the exons ATGTGGTTAATATATGTATTCACTAGAATTAATTGGGTTTCAAAGGAGCTCCAATTATATG TTGGCAAGTATTTGTACTTGCTCGAAAGCGGATATGTTTGGCTTCCAATGGTCCTGCTAACTGAAATTGTTCAAACTTTTATCTTGGCAGACTTTTGTTATTACTCCGTAAAAAG GGCTTCTTTCTCAAAACTTTGTGTTCCCAGTAATGTCTGCTGCAACTCTGGAAGATCAAAAAAATGTATTATTCTCCAGACCCCCATGGTGGAAAAAGTCATCACGAAA CAAAGACTTTAA